The window TATTGTCAGTGCTGGAATAGGGGGACTTATCACTTGGTTTATTAGAGGCGGTAGAGGTTAACCGTCTAGGGGTAGGCAAGTCCTACCCTAACAACAAAATTAGCTATTTAGTTGTTAGTTCACTCTTATTAGCTTTTTGACAATGACACAACAGAGACTAACTCGCGCCTCAACCGACCAAGAGATTATTGTCCTATGGTTAGCTGGCAAGTCTAAAACGACGGTAAAGACCTATGTCTGCCATGTTAAACAGTTCATAGATTTTATGAATCAACCTTTAGCTGAGATTACTTTAGATGACCTTGTTTTATGGGTCAATCGGCTTAATTTAACCTACACTCCCCCAACTGTAGCTAATAAAATATTGTGTATCAAATCTCTATTTAGTTTCTGTGTCAAAGTAGGCTATTTAAGCTTTAACATAGGGGCATTAATTAAACCCCCTAAAACCAGAGATAAACGAGCCGAAAAAATTTTAGACCAAGGGGATGTTAAGCGATTGATTGAACAGGCAACACCGGGGCGTGATCGAGTTCTACTATGCCTCATTTATACCACTGGCTTGAGAGTGTCAGAAGCGGTTAACTTAACATGGAGTGACTTAAAAGGAAATAAGCTTGCTGTCTATGGAAAGGGAAGTAAATTAAGATTTATAATTGTCCCTGATTGGCTGTTAGAACAACTTCAAACTTTACCTAAAATATCAGAGTTTATTTTTGCTACATCAACAGGTAAACCTATAGATAGAATCTTTACCCATCGAATGATTAAGAAGTGTGCAGAAAAGGCAGGAATAGACCCCAAAACCTCAGCGCATTGGTTAAGGCATAGCCATGCTAGTCATGCTATTAATAACGGCTGTAATGTTCGATTATTACAGGAAAGTTTAGGACACAGCAAACTAGAGACTACTGAAAAATATTTACATATCAATCCTAATAGCGGTTCTAGTCAGTTCATTACTTTTTAGTGACATCATAACATGGCTTGCTTATCCAATACTCAGAGATATAAAGCCTATCAAACCTTTATTTTTCCGTATG of the Gloeothece verrucosa PCC 7822 genome contains:
- a CDS encoding tyrosine-type recombinase/integrase; amino-acid sequence: MTQQRLTRASTDQEIIVLWLAGKSKTTVKTYVCHVKQFIDFMNQPLAEITLDDLVLWVNRLNLTYTPPTVANKILCIKSLFSFCVKVGYLSFNIGALIKPPKTRDKRAEKILDQGDVKRLIEQATPGRDRVLLCLIYTTGLRVSEAVNLTWSDLKGNKLAVYGKGSKLRFIIVPDWLLEQLQTLPKISEFIFATSTGKPIDRIFTHRMIKKCAEKAGIDPKTSAHWLRHSHASHAINNGCNVRLLQESLGHSKLETTEKYLHINPNSGSSQFITF